GGCTTCGCCACCGTCTATGGGACACTGACTCTGAAGTTgtacaggtaacacacacagcacacacacacacacacacacacacacacacaactgcacaaAACCCATTTGTCCCAACGTCGTTATCCATCCCAGGAAACGACTATCGGATTACATTGACCTCTTTAAGTGCAATTACACTCTGTCTTACATCTTAATTCTTTGTAAAAGTAAGAGCCATATGAAGTGTTGAGGCAGCACGTTTCTCAGCTACATCATCACCAGACTACACTGCTGAACATGTTTAGTGGTGGATTTACTGCCTAATTAAGTGGAAGTGAGAATTGCCATGTAAAAGTAATTAAGAAAAGCCTAAATGATGTATAACATAGTATTGAATGGTGGTTGGCAAGAGACAAACTGAGAGACAAATCCATGTGAGtgcagaggaagggagaggacCTCACAGGGAGAGGACTGCCAGAGGATACAgcgaggatgagaggagagtaGGTGGGGGTTATCCGGCACTGAATAGCTGATAATGAGACAGGGGCCTCCTGTATTTAAAGTAATACACTTGGAATTGTTCATCTGTGGGGCTTTTTGTCAGGTGAATCTGTCAAAAAGGCTTAATAAGGATGCTGATTAAGAGATGTGGCTAACGCGAACGGGAGCTGAGAAAACCCTTAGAGGTGTAAGTTAACATATTGCACAGATCAATTTTTGATGGGGGGCTCATTAGCAGGGAGCGCAGTGGACACTTCATCAATGTGTGTGAAGGGCAGAGCCTAATAATAGCCGCGGTTGGTCATATGTTTGGGTATAGTATAATTCCTGGTTAgcagtgtttgtctgtgttaaaGCTGTTAAAGTCTTGTAGAAGTGCGACGAATAACTGCTTTGAATTATGATGCTTTTGACGTGTTGAAttttctctgctgtgttgtattatattaaaagaaatagaaaaataaaaaggcataTTTAGACAATCtagctctttttaaaaacagctgttaGACACGCACTTTGCACTTGACataatttcagctttttaaaatattgtgaaaaacattaaaaaaagataagacaAGAAAATGTGCAAGTCCTCCAAACTAAATGACCGAACAGATTGTCATTGCCTTCCAAAATGAACCCATATGAgagttttctgtcatttttttcgtcaactctgttcatttttttgtctACCTCAACACAATACTCACCTACCTATTTGCATGCTGAGATAAATATTGGTCATTATAACCATTCCTGTCCATACTGGCTGTGAAGGCAGCACTGCTACACTAAACTGTAAGAAATAGGGGACTGTGCAAAaattctttcattattttaaccaATGCTCATATAAgatttcagcagtctgagtttaTCAAAtcaagatgtaaaaaaaaaacccaaaataccCTATTTGTGTCTCACGGGAcaatgtttctgagctgctgttaGGGGTCATATGTCCTGTCAGGTACATTGCCAGGACAAAACACCACCAATAAAACTATACACAGCTGCCAGGATGGATATATCAGCTTCATTTGGCTCATTTGGACTACTTAAcactcaaaaatatgcactCAATTTATTAGAATAGTCACTCTACAAAGGTATTGCTTCATGACCACTATGGATAAAGTGAGTATAGTGACCCAACTCTCTCAatgtacatatgtgtatgtaAGTATTCTACTAAGATGGACTTGAAGAAATCTGAACctaactactaaaactactcaGTTTAGGTTAGGAGAACATTGTAATTAAACAAACATATGCTCTTGGTAGGAAAAGAGATGTGAACTGATGTCTGGTATCACAGTCACACATTCTGTTGATCCAACTATCGGCTCTCATACTTGCAGTGCTTTGTAGCACTATAACAACATCACACTACTTCCGTCATGATTTGCACAGCGACAACAGGTCCTCGTCagcaaaaacacagtgaaaggTTGCTTTAAGTGTTTGATTTTCTTGATGAATACTGTTGTATTTATGGTGAAGACAATCTCAAAAGTTTTAGTGGTGGACCTGAGGGTAATTCCTACTGTCGACTCATGAACATTTCCCACTAATGTTCAACAATCATACAGTGACAGCTTTATAATGGAAAAAGCAATTCCAGTTTCTCCACCAGTGCTATTCTCAATAGACTGCAATGATTTGCAGCCacaagaattgttgtgttttagtaAGAgcttttacttacttactttccCTTCGGTGCTGACAGAAAAAGGTTGAGATTTCTGTATTGGATATTCGAAAATGAAAGAACTTACGAAGAGAAGTTGGCTAAAGTAAATCATTAAAACTCTCGTCAATGATGATTTACAACAATATGAGAAATCTCCCTTTAATGGATGCTATCTTTTACTGTCCAAACATGATCATGTTTACAAAGTGAGTGTCTGTCCCCCTCCCTACAGGGTGCTGAAAGTGTTCCTGTCCCGTACAGCCCAGAGGATCCCATATATGACCAGCTGGCGAGTGTTGCGTCTGCTGGTCATCATCCTGCTTATCGTCCTCTGGTTCCTGGTGGCTTGGACATCTGCTGTTTGCCAGAACCCGGACAGGAAGTTGGCTCTCATCGACGTGGGCTACACGCCTGACGGGTTGCAGTTCAGTATGTGCCTGTTGGATCGCTGGGACTACATGATGGCTGTCGGTAAGCCTTACAACTGTTCTCTGCCTGCATAAGGTGTTATGAATAGATTATACTGTGCTGTGGTGAACATGGGTTATTTGAGGTATTCATGGCATAAAATCAAAAAGTAATTACTTAGGAGTGATAGCATGAGTTGAAGGAGAACTTGGATGAGTAAGACAGTCTGTCTCCATCCACATTTGTTTTCCTGTGTTGGAGAGGGCAACCAGCACCAAACAAAGATGATAAATCAAAGGTGCTCCTCGGAAGGGAGCAGCATCTCATGAGTTAAAGAAATCTGCATGTTGCCTGCTGACTAAGGCTTCATGAGAGAAAATCTTGGTCCTTTCTGACTTCTGGCCAAACATATGGACCCCCAACAGAGCCTTCATGCTGTGATACTGTATACTGTGGAGGCGTTTTCATTATGTTTATTAGGAGGTAAAAATAGCTTGCTAATAGGGATGTGTGGGTCAACTCTGATATCATCTGCGTACAGAttataaaaacatctttcagATCAAGAAAGTCAGCCTTACTGTAGTAGTAAGGTAACTTTATACTCTACTACTTTACattctaatttattttcaccACACAAAAGCCAACAAGGAAAATTCTAGTTTAAAACCAATAACAATTTATCATTTGGCTCCAgtatgtgcaaaaaaaatgcaatttaatgtatttgatctgaaatattacatttaatttaatgacatATCATGCCCACAAATGGCCGTCTGTTCTGCAGCCTTTGTTGCTAAAGTTGTTCCACATGTAGTTTGCTTTGTTCACTCACATATTTCGGATCAGATTTCGGCTTGACCATTTATGGATCTATTTGAGAACTTTGTATTTTGAGaggctaaccaatcagaacaaagtggGCTTATCAAGCTCCTTTtaagagacagaagctgaactgaggggctgcataggGATTGTGAATAGATTAATACACACTGTGAACACTGCGGGTGAGAAAACACAGGTTATTTTCATGGCATAAAATCAAGAAGTAATTTGTTAGGAGTGACAGCATTGCAGCATTTGGAGTTCAAAGAGAGGGAAGAGTGAGAGATGAGTTGAGAGGAACTTGGATGAGTAAGACTGTTGGCCTCCATCCACATTTGGCACTGCTCTTATGTTTCCCAAAAGAAGACATTAATCCTCTCAACTGGTGCTGCACTTTTGGATGTTTTCCTGTGTTGGAGAGGGCAACCAGCACCAGATAAAGAAAGATGATAGATCAAAGATGCTCGGAGGGCATTAGCATCTCTTGCGTTTAAGAAATCTGCATGCTGGGTTGCGTCTGCTGACTCAGGCTTCATGAGAGAAAACCTTGGTCCTTTTTGCCTTTGAAAACCAATCAGAATAGTGTAGGCTCATCAGAAGGCGGGGGGGAATGAACTGAACTGAGGGTCTGCCTTAGGGCCAGTATAGGATaaataatgagttttttttaattattagtcATGTAAAAATATCCCAGTAGAGTCATGGAAtgaaaatatagacctggaaatgtgtgtAATACGTCCCCTTTATAGGCCCAATTATGCATAAAAGTGACTAGACTTATGTCATATATTTCTGAGTTGTGTACTTACATTATCCCAAATGTTTCTAACAATGTTCAAACCCAGAGAAATCCATAATTTTAATCAAGGTAAAGGCCCATTTCATTTGGTTGCCTGTCAATGACGTCATATTCCCTTTGCATATGTGCCAGCATTGTGGCTGTCTGCCAGAAGACTTTTTATCCACttttaagccacatttttaAGATATACTTTTTAgatcttgtttgttttaactgtGTCTCTTAAAGGGATGAAAGATTGTAGTCACTTGATGTCTGGATCTTATCAGAAAAAACAGGTTAAAGGCAcaatatgttatatataatgtTTCTGCCTAGGGGTCCCTCgatcaaaacaataacaaaagacGGAGTTCGATGACATTGTTAGTTAAAATAGGTGAAAAATATGCCAGTGCAATTTTTGCTATTTCAACCTGCTtccaaaaaagttaaattttctCATTAGCAAACTCTCTTATTCTTTCTTGTTTCAGGATACAGACCTTAATTTACTTAAATGTATTGATACTTTTAAAGATATAAGGTATTAGTACTTAAATATAGTAGacaaaagaagatgaagaagagttTTTGCGGTATAAGTCAATCTGTCTATGTCTACTTACCTAGTAGTTCATTGGGTTGGACTTTCGAGgtgcatttttaataaatgcaaCCCAAGCATTGGAGATATAGGGAGATTCATATTTTTTAGGATGGATCTGTTTTAGATTTCGTTGTATTGACCtcaatgcaatgacaataaagacagttcaattcaattttagaccgaaaaaaatctgaatcctCCTAAATGCTGATACACTGTAGATTCCTTTCATTCATCTAAAGTATTTTGATCTCCATATGCCCTCACACAACCCTAACAAAGAATACTTCTCTGAGTGGGACATCACATCTAATGTTCACTGTTGTTCTGTTGTGAGCAAAAATTGTGATTCACCTAGACCTGACAGCGCCACAGTCCAAGCAGACAACAccataaatgtcaaaatgatgcCCACAGATTTTCATAGAAAAAGCAGTGTGTTTATTGCTGTGGAGCTGGGTACCTGGGAAACATTAGATGGGGTTGCCATGGTGGTGCATGGGGATTTATTTAGTGCCCAGAGAATACAACCGCAGCTGTTACAAATGATTTTAATAGCTTCTATTGAACAGGGTATTTTCCTGTATACCTGTGTTGTACAACCGTTTACACCAGCTCCATGAGAGCATTGAACTGTGAAGTGGCTGCTCAGTGGGTGCAAATCCCTTTTTTTGGCCTGTATAGCTAGCATGCATGTGCACAGCATAGAAATGATTTCTTGGCCTGTGcttccactgtgttcaccactTGTTCCTATGGCTTTCTTTACAGCTGAGTTCCTCTTCCTGCTGTGGGCAGTGTACCTGTGTTACGCTGTGAGGACGGTGCCGTCGGCGTTCCACGAGCCTCGCTACATGGCCATTGCTGTTCACAATGAGCTCATCCTGACAGCGATATTCTATGTCATCAGGTAACAACTCTCCCCAATCATCTGGATTTCTTAGTGGATATATGGCAATTACGGTTCAATGACCACTCCCTATATAATAGGTATTAAATAGTTTACACTATAGTGACTGAAATTCATCAGTTTGCATcaacaatattttcatttattgtgtgattttgctatttttttattcttttgtgggATTTTTAGGGTACTGTATAGTGCGGACATTTCACACAGACAATTCAGAAACTCAAATGAAGTGGCTAAGGATAACTATAGTGCATGATATGGTAAATaaggagtgatttcagacactttattattaaaacagGACTCTAGACTctgttttttctaaattttgTGAACTGAAACTTCAAATTTAGACAATCacagcaaaatgttaaaatatcaaTTCCTGTTCTGAGTAGCTACACTGATGCTCAAAggaggataaaaacacacataattacTATCAATTGCATAGTCTTCAACATACATGCTGTTCCACATTTACCAGCTCCATTTTTTTATATCATGGCCTTTGATTGCTCTCCggttttgtcattttgacatttacGTCCCCCACCACATTGTCTCATTTTCATCACATATAAGCTACGGCATGAAGCTCAACCCCTCTGTTCATCAGAGAGTTGTCTTTTATTGTAGTGAAATCACCCCTCTCCCTCCAGTGTACATGTCAAATAGCTGCACCGTGTAGTTTATAAATGAGACGTTTCAGCTGACATCGCCACAGCTATTCCTAGTTGGAGTCCCCTCTAATTGAGAGCTCAGCTCCATCACATCATTTACTAATGAACCATGTCAGaatgatttatgtattttttcaagACAGCATAAATAGCTTGAATTATTGGCAGCCATTTTTCAGTTATATATTAGCATTCATTACCAATAAATTCTGCATCAtcaacatataaacatataggCAGTTTCTTTTAATTTTGAACATCTGGCTCTTTGCGATTACTTTGCCAACTCCCATAATGGGCCTTTTCAGCCTTGTTGTGAGGCTTTTCTCCATAGAAAATAGCCATATAAGACCCGTAATAAATTGGAACAGTTGCCTGGTGCAGCGAGTTGATTCCGACTGGCTGACACCAGAAACTACGCTGTACGCTGGGGCTTGTTAGAGGCATCCGGTGTCCATTTATGCTAGTCACAGAACCTGCTATTTGATCCCACAGTGACCAGTTAAAGCCCAGACCTTTCTTGTTTTCTGTGATAGTCATCAGATTTTAGTCAGGTCCAGGTGCGAACAGGATgctgagagaaaatgaatggaagGTAATAGCTTTAGGTCGAAGCATGAAGTGAGACGCTGCACGCTGTGAGGTAACGGCATGCCAAGGTTATTAAATCCTCATCTGCACAGAAAACTTCTTGCAAAATATAGACTTCAAAGCTTTGGGTCGTTTCATTCGCTGGACGTTTGCCTTCATTCGCGCCTTTAAGCTATTACTGCCATAATTGGCCATTTGCCAACTTCAACAACGTATCAACGCATCGGCCTGGTAGATGACATTTGCTTGGATAGAAGGTCTCCAGTGGTTGAATTAGCAGCTGACAGGACATGCCTTCATATCCAGCATTCAGGGTCTCACTGTGCTGAAAGCCTGTTagctcattttaaataaaaggcCTGAGCTACTCTTCGCACCACTACTGTTTCTGCCAGTAATTATCTCATTTTGCAGCAGCTGCTACACCACAGTCATCCCTGTGTATTATTGTCTGATGAATAAATAGACCGAATCTTGTGACCAGATCAAGGTCACTCCCCTTTATTAAGAATCCAGttcaaagaatgaggaaaatatTGTGTCTTTGCTGGCAAAAGGATCACCCAAGTGGAACATTATATGAGCCTACTAAAGCAGGGGAACTGACGCCTAGATAGTGTATTAATCTACTTTGGCTGCTGCTCTCTAAGAGGTTTACTGCGGACAGAGAAATGTGTATGAATATCACAACGTTAATTAGTCATAGTTCACTGTATTTACGTACTAGAATCAGCTCTCTTAAAGACGCTCAGGATGTGATTCATAACTAAATTCTTGTAGTAAAAGAAAATAGGAGCATAGATACTAAAACACACTGTCTATGTACACAGTGAGGATGAGCAGCTTGAATAATGATCCTgcataatattatatatactgtagtataaCCAATAGTAATGCTGTCTGCGGTCACTAAAATAAATCAGCTAAACATCTGGGTTTCTCATTCAGGGTTCGATTTCTAGTTTTCTGactcttgtttctttcttcctgttaTTCTCTGTCCCCTCTCTCACTTTTCTTCACATCCTCATAGGTTTACACTTGCTCCTGAGCTTCATCCAGACTGGATGCTGCTACTGTTCTTCACCCACACCCACTTAACTGTAACGGTCACACTGGGGCTACTTCTCATCCCTAAGGTAAATTACCCAGTTCATACTTTACTGTACcaatatgaaaaatacaaaaaagacaGTGTGGGCTTTTGCTTATTGACcacattttaattcaagttGTACAATTTAACTGTTGTCTATATAAAATCTTATATTCTTACTTTTAATTTGATCTTATTTTTTAGTTTGATCCATGCATTTCCTagctttcatgtatttttttttttgtaaagcactttgaaactgcttttgaaaagtgctacataaattaagtcattattattcAATTAAGAGTAACATTAGGAAGTATGGTTCTCGACAACCATATGACATTGTGTGGTCCAATTTCAATAAGGTCCACCTttgaacaaacacattttgttctcttttaatgTTTTCCCAACAGTTTCTTTTTGCTGGCACCCACATGAGAGATGATATAGCCTCAGAGGCCTATGAGGACGAGCTTGACATGGGACGTTCTGGGTCGTATCTCAACAGCAGCATCACATCAGCATGGAGTGAACACAGTCTGGATCCTGAAGACATTCGGGTAAGCACCGTTAACACTCTTTTATGGCTTTCATTCTTCATTGTATAACCTGGTGATACCTTTTGAATCCTCCAAAAATACTGAGCAATGGCAGTTTTTTATTGCAGACACCAGACGAAATGGGCCATCTCAGTTCTATTAATGGCTGTGGCGTAAGGTCTTGCGACAGTCTTTGGGAAAAACGTACCAACGTGAGCAGAGATTCCTGTTTGTCTGTTAGAGCTGAAGAAGTCTTTCTACCTATGAGTTTGGCACTTTGTCCACTTCAAATCTATTTAACTGAGGGAGTGGTATTATAATGACATCCTGCtacatgagaagattgatatagacaaaaaaacatgaaaattcaAGACCTGAGCTTAGAGGCTGTTTCAGACCTAACATTAAACGCGCTCTGTTTCCTTATTTGATGCTGTCCAAGACTGTCCTgtccttgctttttttttcgGCACGCATGTCATATTACGTATTGCATCATTTAACAACCGTTGGTAGTCACGTGTCATGAATTTGTACTGCATGTTTTCTGTGCAGTAGAATGtctgcttttttattataagtgttttgatgatgtcccttttttaaaatatggaataatacagttatttatttgtaaagaGTGACTGATCACTTTGCTTCTATCTTTCCCTAAATTATTTCATGAATCTGTAGGAGGAGTTGAAGAAACTCTACTCTCAATTAGAGATTtacaagaggaagaagatgtTGGCAAACAACCCTCATCTCCAAAAGAAGCGGAGCTCCAAGAAAGGGCTAGGTCGTTCTCTGATGAGGCGCATTACTGAGATTCCTGAATCAGTGCACCGGCAATGCAGCCGTGAGGACAAAGAGGCTGGAGAACATGGGAGCAATCGTAACAGCATCTGTATGTTGAAGAAGAACCCGTTCGATCCAACTCACCCGGTAAAGCCAGCAAAGGAGGAAACACTAAAGAACAAGGTTTTCTCCCTGAAGAAGTCCCACAGTAGCTATGACCATGTCCGTGACCAGAGTGAAAACTCCAACAGCTCAGCAACAGACAAGATGGAGGTGACCACAGCTGAAGGATCCCTCCTGGATACACTTATGGGCAAGAAACTAGTCAAGAAGAAGTCCAGTGAGACTATAAGTGTCCCCAGTGAATCTACGGAATCAGTACCCCTGGTCTGCAAGTCCGCCAGCGCCCATAACCTCACTGCAGACAAGAAACCAATTCATCCTCGAGCCTCCATGTTGCAGAAGTCCCTCAGTGTCATTGCCAGTGCCAAAGAGAAGACTTTGGGCTTGACAGGAAAGACCCAGAGTACTGAGGACAGCAATAAGAAGAGTCCGCCAAGGGGCAAAGACACAATGGCAAATGCAGAGTCAGAGAATGAATGTCAACCCAAGATGATCATTAGCCAGTCAGTTGAGTACAAACAGACCACGGCAAAAGGCATAATCATGAAACAGCCAGTGAGTGGCAGCCAGCCTTCAATCTGTTCCGATCCAGTTAAGGGAAAAGATCTCTACGATCTCTCAGAAGTGTGTCCCTGGGAAGTAGAGGATCTTCCAACACCTTCTGAAAACAAGGTCCAGAAGCATGTATCCATAGCACCAAAGGAAACCACAACGGTTCACGGAGGTAGCACCAAAGGCAACAAATCTAAGCAGCAGAAGCAAAAAGCTTCTGATCAATCTCCATCAAGTGCCAGGCATTCAAAGGAAATTCAGAGGACAACCGCTGTTCGGGCAGAGATTTGTCCATGGGAGGATGGAGGTGACAGTCTAACTAGTCAAGTTGAAGGGTTGAAGCAACAAACTCATTCCAATGTAGAAAGCTCCCAAACACATCTGGCAGAGGTTGGTCCTCGGAACTTCGAAGAGGGACAAAAGACAACAGAGTTAGCTTGTTCACCAAATACAGCCAAGCAGAGAAAAAGCACCTCTCCAGTGGATGGGCAAGGGAGAAGTACCTTTTCAGATCCATCTAAAATAGGAGTCTCACTGCAGCCACCAACTTTGAAAGCCGATGTATGTCCCTGGGACTATGAAAGCACTTCAGTATCTCCAAATTCTGAGAGAACACCTAGTCCCTCTCGAGGTTCCAAAACCAAGGAATCCCCCTCAAAAATGGCGGGTACCACTTCCACAAGAACAGTTGAGAAAGAGAAATCAAAAGACGCTGATGATGAGAGAAGTAGAACAAAAGCAAAGGACAAGAGTAaatcagcagaaaaacacatgagCCAACCAAAAATGGCTGAGGTATGCCCCTGGGATGTAGAGAGTCATCAGGAGGTGCCAGTggtagaaaaaaggaaaagtgctAATGTTGGAGCAGCCAAAGGAAAGAAGGCTGAAGTCTGTCCGTGGGATTTTGAGGATACATCAGATAAGAAAGGTACTGAAAAAAGTGCTTCTGTAGTGAAACAGAGCAATCCAAATCCTAAAGGCGGGGTTGTAAGTGCTCCAAAAAAGGCAGATGTATGTCCCTGGGACTTTGAGGATAGTACATCGAGCAAGAAGGCGTGACACTCAACCTTAATGGACCACTGAAATTATAGTTGTTGATGTatactttttttcactttgaaatCGTTAAATATTACCTTTTACTATTAGTACGGTGACTTGGAAGAAAAGTTGATCAAGTTCCACAAGTTGCCTTCCTTTCCGAGGTTTTGTTCCGGTTTTACCTATTttgaaaataagtaaaatgtacaaaaaacaaaacaaagtcatgACGAGCATTCCAGATTATTACAGGAAAATCCTGACGATGAATCTTAGACTAATTATGCAACTTTTGATTCAGCCTTTTCACTTCATGAGCAATGttgaaaatctgcatttttccATGTTCTGTATTCCGCCAGCAAATCTTACATcgattttttttgtgcattaaaaTCATTACTTGGACTAGGATATGGCATGACAGATGTGTAGAGAAAAATATTGCTGTGTATAGGAACAAGAAGTATGACATTAACTACAAAACAGCAAAAGTGAAAGCCAAAGAATAAGGGAACAATTGCAAAAAGGAATGTTGGTCTTTAAGgtgatacatttaatttattagtTAGTGTCCAAGCCTTTGCACAGAAGGAAGGACTCAGTGAGGAAATCAGTCTAAAGCACTTTAGCCAACTccataaattaaaaactaaggACAGACTGTCCTTCTTGTACATTTCGTCTTCTTACTTTCAACCTCATGGCATGGTATCAAACAGGATATCACACCTACCAAACGTAGgcattgttttgttcttttagaTCTATTTAATTGTAGTTCTCAGCAGATTAAAATGCTTCCAAGTCTGCAGAGATGTTCTGTATGTGCCTAACTAACTAGCATTGTCTTGTATCAGTCTGAAGTGAAGCAAGTGGCTTCTTCTTCAGCATTTTGTGACGGTGAATTATATAAACAGCATGCACAGCCAGGTAACGAGAGTTGTTGATCCCTACCAGTTTGTCAACTAAAGCAGTTAATGTGTTGACAAATATAATGTCGTTATagttgactttttttaaataccagagGCACTCACT
Above is a window of Scomber scombrus chromosome 20, fScoSco1.1, whole genome shotgun sequence DNA encoding:
- the gpr158a gene encoding metabotropic glycine receptor; the encoded protein is MAVFRLSLLLQVGFVIGSNHEYADWSAHGKDIRAQGAIYGAQTHRRQLAHLRASHPPGETVKLPQKIEEYLPRVVTAFLHTGDSATLKHANCSRRYELTSLRGRSHATPHYSMNSVLDTVLHATNFLNMILQANRSREQTLRRDIEWYHALVRSILEGDAKIHRAIVTFIADSSVEGPSVLLQATRAGGEIVLQDLSSMAHHHLNNRTADSEWYHDVKDRKKPNFHKRVLSQDLTSVDNSLKRGESFIPDKTHVRWSAPYLECENGNFLPRWLLTLSAAFYGLKPNLAPEFRGVVRVDINLQDVDIDQCSTDGWFAGTHRCNLTTMECLPIHGHGFVLDKYKCHCKKGFYHPNRVAVNGFTRAGKKGKGADSGPNADEGSSSDCLPCQQGCAYCKDDTPCVAREDGALRMAVLSFQCLCILIVFVSMVLVYHFRRNKSIRASGLVLLEAILCGALLLYFPVGILYFQPSVFRCILLRWVRLLGFATVYGTLTLKLYRVLKVFLSRTAQRIPYMTSWRVLRLLVIILLIVLWFLVAWTSAVCQNPDRKLALIDVGYTPDGLQFSMCLLDRWDYMMAVAEFLFLLWAVYLCYAVRTVPSAFHEPRYMAIAVHNELILTAIFYVIRFTLAPELHPDWMLLLFFTHTHLTVTVTLGLLLIPKFLFAGTHMRDDIASEAYEDELDMGRSGSYLNSSITSAWSEHSLDPEDIRTPDEMGHLSSINGCGVRSCDSLWEKRTNEELKKLYSQLEIYKRKKMLANNPHLQKKRSSKKGLGRSLMRRITEIPESVHRQCSREDKEAGEHGSNRNSICMLKKNPFDPTHPVKPAKEETLKNKVFSLKKSHSSYDHVRDQSENSNSSATDKMEVTTAEGSLLDTLMGKKLVKKKSSETISVPSESTESVPLVCKSASAHNLTADKKPIHPRASMLQKSLSVIASAKEKTLGLTGKTQSTEDSNKKSPPRGKDTMANAESENECQPKMIISQSVEYKQTTAKGIIMKQPVSGSQPSICSDPVKGKDLYDLSEVCPWEVEDLPTPSENKVQKHVSIAPKETTTVHGGSTKGNKSKQQKQKASDQSPSSARHSKEIQRTTAVRAEICPWEDGGDSLTSQVEGLKQQTHSNVESSQTHLAEVGPRNFEEGQKTTELACSPNTAKQRKSTSPVDGQGRSTFSDPSKIGVSLQPPTLKADVCPWDYESTSVSPNSERTPSPSRGSKTKESPSKMAGTTSTRTVEKEKSKDADDERSRTKAKDKSKSAEKHMSQPKMAEVCPWDVESHQEVPVVEKRKSANVGAAKGKKAEVCPWDFEDTSDKKGTEKSASVVKQSNPNPKGGVVSAPKKADVCPWDFEDSTSSKKA